One stretch of Pseudomonas fluorescens Q2-87 DNA includes these proteins:
- the nusB gene encoding transcription antitermination factor NusB, which yields MISDESDRFNPRDPKPADAGKPSKSVKRREARQLATQALYQWHMAKQSLNEIEAQFRVDNDFSDVDGAYFREILHGVPQFKTEIDTALTPCLDLTIEELDPVELAVLRLSTWELLKRVDVPYRVVINEGIELAKVFGSTDGHKFVNGVLDKLAPRLREAEVKAFKR from the coding sequence GTGATTAGCGACGAAAGCGATCGTTTCAACCCGCGCGATCCCAAGCCAGCCGATGCCGGCAAGCCTTCGAAAAGCGTCAAGCGTCGCGAAGCCCGTCAGCTCGCGACCCAGGCGCTGTATCAATGGCACATGGCCAAGCAATCGCTGAACGAGATCGAAGCGCAATTTCGGGTCGACAACGATTTCAGTGATGTCGATGGGGCGTATTTCCGCGAGATCCTGCACGGGGTTCCGCAGTTCAAGACCGAAATCGACACCGCGCTCACGCCTTGCCTGGACCTGACCATCGAAGAGCTGGACCCGGTCGAATTGGCGGTCCTGCGTCTTTCCACCTGGGAACTGCTCAAGCGCGTCGACGTGCCGTACCGCGTGGTAATCAACGAAGGGATCGAGCTGGCGAAAGTCTTCGGTTCCACCGATGGCCACAAGTTCGTCAACGGCGTGCTCGACAAACTGGCCCCGCGCCTGCGTGAAGCTGAAGTGAAGGCGTTCAAGCGCTGA
- the ribD gene encoding bifunctional diaminohydroxyphosphoribosylaminopyrimidine deaminase/5-amino-6-(5-phosphoribosylamino)uracil reductase RibD, with the protein MTVSAQQAILDAHYMARALELARRGHYTTHPNPRVGCVIVRDGEVVGEGWHIRAGEPHAEVHALRAAGVKARGATAYVTLEPCSHHGRTPPCADALVNAGVARVVAAMQDPNPEVAGRGLQRLAQAGIATESGVLEGEARKLNEGFLKRMEHGLPFVRVKLAMSLDGRTAMESGESQWITGPAARSAVQRLRAQASVVLTGADTVLADNARLTVRADELGLDAEQTALIMSRPPLRVLVDGRLRVPLDAPFFKAGPALVATCMAVEEQYANGPECMIVAGDDGQVDLRRLLVALAARDVNEVLVEAGPRLAGAFARQGLVDEFQIFIAGKFLGSSARPLLDWPLAQMKDAPELKITEIRAVGDDWRVIAVPVPLASV; encoded by the coding sequence ATGACCGTTTCGGCGCAACAGGCCATCCTCGATGCTCACTATATGGCCCGCGCCCTGGAGTTGGCGCGGCGCGGTCACTACACCACCCACCCCAATCCCCGGGTCGGCTGCGTGATCGTGCGTGACGGCGAGGTGGTGGGTGAAGGCTGGCACATCCGCGCCGGCGAGCCCCATGCCGAAGTCCATGCCTTGCGCGCCGCCGGCGTGAAGGCCCGGGGCGCCACCGCCTACGTAACCCTGGAGCCTTGCAGCCACCACGGGCGCACGCCGCCGTGTGCCGATGCGCTGGTCAATGCTGGCGTGGCGCGAGTGGTGGCAGCGATGCAGGACCCGAACCCGGAAGTTGCCGGGCGCGGCCTGCAGCGGCTGGCCCAGGCCGGCATTGCCACTGAAAGTGGCGTGCTGGAAGGCGAAGCGCGCAAGCTCAATGAAGGTTTTCTCAAACGCATGGAACACGGCCTGCCGTTCGTGCGGGTCAAGCTCGCCATGAGCCTGGATGGCCGTACCGCCATGGAAAGCGGCGAAAGCCAGTGGATCACCGGCCCCGCCGCACGTTCGGCGGTGCAACGCTTGCGGGCCCAGGCCAGTGTGGTGCTGACCGGCGCCGATACGGTGCTGGCGGACAACGCCCGGCTGACCGTACGCGCCGATGAACTCGGGCTGGATGCCGAGCAGACCGCGCTGATCATGAGTCGTCCGCCGCTGCGGGTGCTGGTGGACGGTCGCCTGCGGGTGCCGCTGGATGCGCCGTTCTTCAAGGCTGGCCCGGCGCTGGTCGCCACGTGCATGGCGGTGGAAGAACAATACGCCAACGGTCCCGAATGCATGATCGTGGCAGGCGATGACGGTCAGGTCGATCTGCGTCGGCTGCTGGTGGCGTTGGCTGCCCGGGATGTCAATGAAGTGCTGGTGGAAGCCGGTCCGCGCCTGGCGGGGGCTTTCGCCCGGCAAGGGCTGGTGGACGAATTCCAGATTTTCATCGCCGGCAAGTTCCTTGGCTCTTCGGCGCGACCGTTGCTGGATTGGCCGCTGGCGCAGATGAAAGATGCCCCGGAACTGAAAATCACCGAAATCCGCGCCGTGGGCGATGACTGGCGAGTCATCGCCGTTCCCGTTCCGCTGGCGAGCGTATAA
- a CDS encoding substrate-binding periplasmic protein produces MGVSRALLLLLCLGGYLGAGVAESAPLPTKIRAASEEWADYTQADGKGMAWDILREVFEPEGVKLETRSVPYTRSIGLVQRGEVDAQVGAYRDETEGLIYPKWHYDVDHIYALGLASKPSPTLATIGNYRLVWMRGYEYNSYLPNIRRFNEIHRAVGILPMLAHDRADFYIDALMEIQQVLAKADNPQQYKLSPLINLPLYLGFANTESGRALSELFDKRMADLVKTGQLKPIFERWKQPYPFDEDGKPPKP; encoded by the coding sequence ATGGGCGTAAGCCGCGCACTACTGTTATTGCTATGTCTCGGGGGCTACCTTGGCGCCGGAGTGGCTGAGTCGGCGCCGCTGCCGACCAAGATTCGCGCGGCCAGCGAGGAGTGGGCCGACTACACCCAGGCTGATGGCAAGGGCATGGCGTGGGACATCCTGCGCGAGGTGTTCGAACCAGAAGGCGTCAAGCTGGAGACCCGCAGCGTGCCGTATACCCGCTCGATCGGGCTGGTACAGCGCGGGGAGGTCGACGCGCAGGTGGGCGCCTATCGCGATGAGACCGAGGGGCTGATCTACCCTAAATGGCACTACGACGTCGACCATATCTATGCCCTGGGGCTGGCGTCCAAGCCATCGCCGACCTTGGCGACCATCGGCAATTATCGGCTGGTATGGATGCGCGGCTACGAATACAACAGCTACCTGCCCAATATCCGGCGCTTCAATGAAATCCACCGTGCCGTGGGCATCCTGCCGATGCTGGCCCATGACCGCGCCGATTTTTATATCGATGCGTTGATGGAAATCCAGCAAGTGCTCGCCAAGGCGGACAATCCCCAGCAATACAAGCTCTCGCCGCTGATCAACCTGCCCCTCTACCTGGGCTTCGCCAACACCGAGAGTGGGCGTGCGTTGAGCGAGCTGTTTGACAAGCGCATGGCCGATCTGGTGAAAACCGGGCAGTTGAAACCGATTTTCGAACGCTGGAAGCAACCCTATCCCTTCGACGAAGACGGCAAGCCACCCAAGCCCTGA
- the trxA gene encoding thioredoxin, whose product MTQDTPYIFDATTADFDQSVIANSFHKPVLVDFWAEWCAPCKALMPMLQTIAESYQGELLLAKVNCDIEQDIVARFGIRSLPTVVLFKDGQPVDGFAGAQPESAVRTMLEPHVQMPPPAAADPFEQAQAMFDDGRFADAEALLTVLLGEDNTNAKALILYARCLTERGELDEAQTVLDAVKSDEHKAALAGAKAQIQFLGLAKHLPDAADLKARLAKDPQDDEAVYQLAIQQLARQQYEAALDALLKLFVRNRSYSEGLPHKTLLQVFELLGNDHPLVTTYRRKLFAALY is encoded by the coding sequence ATGACCCAGGACACGCCTTACATCTTCGACGCGACCACCGCCGATTTCGACCAGTCGGTGATCGCGAACTCCTTCCACAAACCGGTGCTGGTGGATTTCTGGGCCGAGTGGTGTGCGCCGTGCAAAGCCTTGATGCCGATGCTGCAAACCATCGCCGAGAGCTATCAGGGCGAACTGCTGCTGGCCAAGGTGAACTGCGACATCGAACAGGACATCGTCGCCCGCTTCGGCATTCGTAGCCTGCCCACGGTGGTGTTGTTCAAGGACGGCCAGCCCGTCGACGGTTTTGCCGGGGCCCAGCCGGAATCGGCGGTACGCACGATGCTCGAACCCCACGTGCAGATGCCACCGCCTGCCGCCGCCGACCCGTTCGAACAGGCCCAGGCGATGTTCGACGACGGCCGTTTCGCCGACGCCGAAGCGTTGCTCACGGTGTTGCTCGGTGAAGACAACACCAATGCCAAGGCCTTGATCCTGTATGCCCGCTGCCTGACCGAACGCGGCGAACTGGACGAAGCGCAGACCGTGCTCGACGCGGTCAAGAGCGATGAGCATAAAGCCGCACTGGCAGGCGCCAAGGCGCAGATCCAGTTCCTCGGCCTGGCCAAGCACTTGCCGGACGCCGCCGACCTCAAGGCGCGCCTGGCCAAAGATCCACAGGACGACGAAGCGGTGTATCAACTGGCGATCCAGCAACTGGCGCGCCAGCAATACGAAGCGGCTCTCGATGCGTTGCTCAAACTGTTCGTGCGCAACCGCAGCTACAGCGAAGGCCTGCCCCACAAGACCCTGCTGCAAGTATTCGAACTGCTGGGCAACGATCATCCGCTGGTGACGACCTATCGCCGCAAGCTGTTCGCGGCGTTGTACTAG
- a CDS encoding class I SAM-dependent methyltransferase codes for MKAPQDLQHALSELLGDARLVTCPLPETDLQLWLIDGDNMDRAFSPEETRRILHEPPYWSFCWASGLAMVRYLAEQPQWVAGKRVLDFGAGSGVAGIAAVKAGALEVVACDLDPLAIAACRANAALNGVELGYSTDFFAEADRFDLILVADVLYDRANLPLLDHFLSRGREALVADSRVRDFQHPLYRRVDMLEAMTLPDLAEPEEFRHVSLYHASRT; via the coding sequence ATGAAGGCACCGCAGGACCTGCAACACGCGTTGAGTGAGTTGTTGGGCGATGCGCGCCTGGTGACCTGCCCGCTGCCCGAAACCGACTTGCAGTTGTGGCTGATCGATGGCGACAACATGGACCGCGCCTTCAGCCCGGAAGAGACTCGACGCATCCTTCATGAGCCGCCCTATTGGAGCTTCTGCTGGGCCAGCGGCCTGGCGATGGTGCGCTATCTGGCCGAACAGCCGCAGTGGGTCGCGGGCAAGCGGGTGCTGGATTTTGGCGCCGGCTCCGGGGTGGCGGGCATTGCGGCGGTCAAGGCTGGGGCGCTGGAGGTGGTGGCCTGCGACCTGGACCCGCTGGCGATCGCCGCGTGCCGGGCCAACGCCGCGCTCAACGGCGTGGAGCTGGGTTATTCGACGGACTTTTTCGCCGAGGCCGATCGTTTCGACCTGATCCTGGTGGCCGATGTGCTCTATGACCGGGCCAACCTGCCGCTGCTCGACCACTTTCTCAGCCGCGGCCGCGAGGCCCTGGTGGCCGATTCCCGGGTGCGGGATTTCCAGCATCCGCTGTACCGGCGCGTCGACATGCTTGAAGCCATGACCTTGCCGGACCTGGCCGAACCCGAGGAGTTTCGGCATGTGAGCCTGTACCACGCGAGCCGAACCTAA
- a CDS encoding cobalamin-binding protein — protein sequence MGRWLALLLLAVSASTVAAPRVVSLAPSLSEIVVELDSADLLVGVLDGGERPSALKDLPSVGRYGQLDMERLLSLRPDLLLLWPGSIGPAQREQLKGLHIPVYIAEPHGLDQLIQQIEEIAAQLGRPERGVQRAAQLRERLEALRQRYRRDTPVPVFYQVWDRPLYTVGGGQIISDALAVCGARSVFADLSLPAPQVSVESVLQRNPQVILATDQAQLDAWKAWPQLAAVAQGRLLRVNDKGLERPSGQMIEATAGLCGLIAPDR from the coding sequence ATGGGGCGCTGGCTGGCGCTCCTGCTGCTGGCCGTCAGTGCCTCGACGGTGGCGGCGCCTCGGGTTGTCAGCCTGGCGCCGTCACTCTCTGAAATCGTCGTTGAGCTGGACTCCGCCGATCTGCTCGTTGGCGTGCTGGATGGCGGTGAGCGTCCATCGGCGCTGAAGGATCTGCCTTCGGTCGGGCGTTATGGGCAACTGGACATGGAGCGTCTGCTCAGTCTCCGGCCCGATCTGCTCCTGCTCTGGCCCGGCAGTATCGGCCCGGCCCAGCGTGAGCAGCTCAAGGGCCTGCACATCCCGGTTTATATCGCCGAGCCCCACGGTCTCGATCAACTCATCCAGCAAATCGAAGAAATTGCCGCGCAGCTCGGCCGCCCTGAGCGCGGTGTGCAGCGGGCGGCGCAGTTGCGCGAGCGTCTTGAGGCGTTGCGTCAACGTTATCGGCGTGACACACCGGTGCCGGTGTTCTATCAAGTCTGGGACCGGCCGCTGTACACCGTCGGGGGCGGGCAGATCATCAGTGATGCACTGGCCGTATGCGGCGCCCGTAGCGTCTTCGCCGACCTGAGCCTGCCGGCACCGCAAGTGAGCGTGGAGTCGGTGTTGCAGCGTAATCCGCAAGTCATCCTGGCGACAGACCAGGCCCAACTCGACGCTTGGAAAGCCTGGCCGCAGTTGGCCGCGGTGGCGCAGGGGCGGTTGTTGCGGGTCAACGATAAAGGGCTTGAGCGACCCAGTGGCCAGATGATCGAGGCAACGGCGGGGTTGTGTGGGCTGATCGCGCCAGATCGATAG
- a CDS encoding riboflavin synthase yields the protein MFTGIIESIGSIRALTPKGGDVRVHVETGKLDLSDVKLGDSIAVNGVCLTAVELPGNGFLADVSRETLDCTAMNDLKSGSPVNLEKALTPTTRLGGHLVSGHVDGVGEVVSRSDNARAVEFRIRAPKELAKYIAHKGSITVDGTSLTVNAVDGAEFLLTIIPHTLSETIMASYQPGRRVNLEVDLLARYLERLLLGDKAAESDPSQKRAGNITESFLAANGYLKS from the coding sequence ATGTTTACCGGCATCATCGAATCCATCGGCAGCATCCGTGCACTCACCCCCAAGGGCGGCGATGTGCGGGTCCACGTCGAAACCGGCAAGCTCGACCTGAGCGACGTCAAGCTGGGCGACAGCATCGCGGTCAATGGCGTGTGCCTGACTGCCGTCGAACTGCCGGGCAACGGTTTCCTGGCGGACGTCAGCCGCGAAACCCTCGACTGCACCGCCATGAACGATCTCAAGAGCGGCAGCCCGGTCAACCTGGAAAAAGCCCTGACCCCCACCACGCGGTTGGGCGGGCACTTGGTCAGTGGCCATGTCGACGGTGTCGGCGAAGTGGTCTCGCGTAGCGATAACGCCCGGGCCGTGGAGTTTCGTATTCGCGCGCCGAAGGAACTGGCCAAGTACATCGCCCATAAAGGCTCGATCACCGTCGATGGCACCAGCCTGACGGTCAACGCCGTGGACGGGGCCGAGTTCCTGCTGACGATCATTCCCCACACCCTGAGCGAAACCATCATGGCTTCGTACCAGCCCGGTCGCCGGGTCAACCTGGAAGTCGACTTGCTTGCCCGTTACCTGGAGCGCCTGCTGTTGGGAGACAAGGCCGCAGAGTCTGACCCTTCACAAAAGCGGGCCGGTAACATCACTGAAAGTTTTCTGGCCGCCAACGGCTACCTCAAATCCTGA
- a CDS encoding YbaY family lipoprotein: MPLRTLVLLSLFSLLMACSSDAPKPAAPAPAPAPKQAQEKARQAAELGPLPAYQRELSGTLQGVPAGAEVELALLVIDDKDRPQQLLASSSLIGTNQALPFRLRFNPEAFPVGARVELRGRASQSGQLILHLPEQRITQPTTQALGALQFVKAP, from the coding sequence ATGCCGCTACGAACGCTCGTTTTGCTCAGTCTTTTCAGCCTGCTGATGGCGTGCAGCAGCGACGCCCCCAAACCCGCCGCACCGGCGCCAGCGCCAGCCCCGAAGCAGGCCCAGGAAAAAGCCCGCCAGGCTGCGGAGCTGGGACCATTGCCAGCGTACCAGCGTGAATTGAGCGGCACACTGCAAGGTGTACCGGCTGGGGCCGAAGTGGAACTGGCGTTGCTGGTGATCGATGACAAGGACCGTCCGCAGCAACTGCTCGCCAGCTCCAGCCTGATCGGCACCAACCAGGCCCTGCCCTTTCGCCTGCGCTTCAATCCGGAAGCCTTCCCGGTCGGTGCCCGGGTGGAACTGCGCGGCCGCGCCAGCCAGTCCGGCCAATTGATCCTGCACTTGCCGGAGCAACGCATCACGCAACCGACCACCCAGGCGTTGGGCGCCCTGCAATTTGTCAAAGCGCCATGA
- the ribH gene encoding 6,7-dimethyl-8-ribityllumazine synthase, translating into MTLKTIEGTFIAPKGRYALVVGRFNSFVVESLVSGAVDALVRHGVSESDITIIRAPGAFEIPLVAQKVAQKGEYAAIIALGAVIRGGTPHFEYVAGECTKGLAQVSMEFGVPVAFGVLTVDSIEQAIERSGTKAGNKGAEAALSALEMVSLLAQLEAK; encoded by the coding sequence ATGACCCTGAAGACCATCGAAGGTACCTTCATCGCCCCCAAAGGCCGCTACGCTCTGGTAGTGGGCCGTTTCAACAGCTTCGTGGTTGAGAGCCTGGTCAGCGGTGCGGTCGATGCCCTGGTTCGCCATGGCGTGAGCGAAAGCGACATCACCATCATCCGTGCGCCTGGCGCCTTCGAAATTCCGCTGGTTGCGCAGAAAGTCGCTCAAAAGGGCGAATATGCGGCGATCATCGCCTTGGGTGCGGTCATTCGTGGCGGTACTCCGCACTTCGAATACGTGGCCGGCGAATGCACCAAGGGCCTGGCCCAGGTCTCCATGGAATTCGGCGTGCCGGTCGCTTTCGGCGTGCTGACCGTTGATTCCATCGAGCAAGCCATCGAACGTTCCGGCACCAAGGCCGGTAACAAAGGTGCCGAAGCTGCCCTGTCCGCCCTGGAAATGGTCAGCCTGCTGGCGCAGTTGGAGGCCAAGTGA
- the nrdR gene encoding transcriptional regulator NrdR — protein MHCPFCGANDTKVIDSRLVAEGEQVRRRRECLACGERFTTFETAELVLPRLIKTDGSRQPFDEEKLRAGMQRALEKRPVSVERLEAALVHIKHKLRATGEREVKSLVVGELVMAELQKLDEVAYIRFASVYRRFQDLNEFREEIDRLAREPVKE, from the coding sequence ATGCACTGTCCCTTCTGCGGTGCCAACGACACCAAGGTCATCGACTCGCGACTGGTCGCCGAGGGCGAACAAGTCCGCCGCCGGCGCGAATGCCTGGCCTGCGGCGAGCGTTTCACGACGTTCGAGACCGCCGAACTGGTGTTGCCGCGCCTGATCAAAACCGACGGCAGCCGCCAGCCGTTCGACGAAGAAAAACTGCGCGCCGGCATGCAGCGCGCCCTGGAAAAACGCCCGGTGAGCGTCGAGCGCCTGGAGGCGGCACTGGTGCACATCAAGCACAAGCTGCGGGCGACCGGCGAACGCGAGGTCAAATCCCTGGTGGTCGGAGAGCTGGTGATGGCCGAACTGCAGAAGCTCGATGAAGTCGCCTACATCCGTTTCGCTTCGGTGTACCGGCGCTTCCAGGACCTGAACGAATTTCGCGAAGAAATCGACCGCCTGGCCCGCGAACCGGTGAAAGAATGA
- a CDS encoding phosphatidylglycerophosphatase A family protein, giving the protein MTDHPNQVPAEFVPPSVWRNPWHFMAFGFGSGTLPKAPGTWGSLVALPFIPLWQMLPDWGYWLMLGITMLFGFWLCGKVADDLRVHDHEGIVWDEMVGMWITLWLVPEGWYWLLAGFLVFRFFDILKPWPIRWIDRHVHGGVGIMLDDVLAGVFAWLAMQGLVWCFT; this is encoded by the coding sequence GTGACAGATCATCCCAATCAGGTCCCGGCGGAATTCGTTCCGCCCTCGGTCTGGCGCAATCCCTGGCATTTCATGGCCTTCGGCTTCGGCTCGGGCACCTTGCCTAAAGCACCGGGTACCTGGGGTTCGCTGGTTGCGCTACCCTTCATACCGTTGTGGCAGATGTTGCCAGATTGGGGCTATTGGCTGATGCTGGGCATCACCATGCTGTTCGGCTTCTGGCTGTGCGGCAAAGTGGCGGATGACCTGCGGGTGCACGACCATGAAGGTATCGTCTGGGACGAGATGGTCGGCATGTGGATCACCCTGTGGCTGGTGCCGGAAGGCTGGTACTGGCTATTGGCGGGCTTTCTGGTGTTCCGCTTCTTCGATATCCTCAAGCCATGGCCGATCCGCTGGATCGACCGGCATGTGCACGGAGGTGTGGGCATCATGCTCGATGATGTATTGGCCGGGGTCTTCGCCTGGCTGGCAATGCAAGGATTGGTGTGGTGTTTCACCTGA
- the thiL gene encoding thiamine-phosphate kinase yields the protein MGEFELIRNYFAAAPCAQGGEGVALGIGDDCALLAVPVGEQLAVSTDTLVAGVHFPDPCDPFLLGQRSLAVAVSDLAAMGASPLAFTLALTLPTVTADWLQAYARGLNQMAQACGVTLVGGDTTRGPLSLTLTVFGRVPSGQALTRSGAQPGDVLCVGGELGNAAGALPLVLGERNAEPAIAEPLLAHYWSPRPQLDLGLALRGKATAAMDISDGLLADCGHIAQASGVAIKVERDRLPLSNALLTFLGRPGAQHAALSGGDDYVLLFAMPPTRLSVLQAEGWPIHMIGNVLAGHGVTLVDSVGRGITPQVRGYQHFRETP from the coding sequence ATGGGTGAGTTTGAGCTGATCCGCAACTACTTCGCTGCCGCGCCGTGTGCGCAGGGCGGCGAGGGCGTTGCACTGGGAATTGGCGACGACTGTGCCTTGCTGGCCGTTCCCGTTGGGGAACAGCTGGCGGTGTCCACCGACACGCTGGTGGCGGGTGTGCATTTTCCAGACCCGTGCGACCCGTTTCTGCTCGGCCAGCGCTCGCTGGCCGTGGCGGTCAGTGACCTGGCCGCCATGGGGGCCAGCCCTTTGGCCTTTACCCTTGCCCTGACCTTGCCGACGGTGACCGCCGATTGGCTGCAAGCCTATGCCCGTGGTTTGAACCAGATGGCCCAGGCCTGTGGCGTGACGCTGGTGGGAGGGGACACCACGCGCGGGCCGCTGAGTCTGACTTTGACCGTATTCGGCCGCGTGCCGTCCGGCCAGGCCTTGACCCGTAGCGGTGCGCAGCCCGGCGATGTGCTGTGCGTCGGCGGCGAACTGGGTAATGCCGCCGGTGCGTTGCCGCTGGTGCTGGGCGAGCGTAACGCCGAACCCGCCATCGCCGAGCCCTTGCTGGCCCATTACTGGTCACCCCGGCCACAACTTGACCTGGGCCTGGCGTTGCGGGGCAAAGCCACAGCGGCGATGGATATCTCCGATGGCCTGCTGGCCGATTGCGGACATATCGCCCAGGCCTCCGGTGTGGCGATAAAGGTTGAACGGGACCGGCTACCGCTGTCCAACGCTTTACTGACGTTCCTGGGCCGGCCGGGCGCACAGCATGCCGCCCTGAGCGGCGGTGACGATTATGTGTTGTTATTCGCCATGCCGCCGACCCGGCTGTCAGTGTTGCAGGCCGAAGGCTGGCCAATCCACATGATCGGCAACGTACTGGCCGGGCACGGCGTCACGCTGGTCGACAGCGTCGGGCGCGGCATCACCCCGCAAGTACGGGGTTATCAACATTTTCGGGAGACACCGTGA
- the ribA gene encoding GTP cyclohydrolase II, with protein MPVVFVAASKLPTPFAQFTMHGFLDEATGREHVVLSLGDFADGTPVLGRLHSECLTGDALFSQRCDCGSQLEAALQAIAREGRGVLLYLRQEGRGIGLLNKIRAYELQDGGADTVEANERLGFAADLRDYSICLPMLEHLGVKSLRLMTNNPRKVKALTDMGIVVAERVPLHTGHNPHNKLYLATKASKLDHMMGNEHQGEVDRA; from the coding sequence GTGCCTGTCGTTTTTGTTGCCGCTTCCAAGCTGCCAACGCCGTTTGCGCAATTCACCATGCATGGTTTTCTCGATGAAGCCACCGGCCGCGAGCACGTTGTGCTGAGCCTGGGTGATTTCGCCGACGGTACCCCGGTGCTCGGCCGCCTGCACTCCGAGTGCCTGACGGGCGATGCCCTGTTCAGCCAGCGTTGCGATTGCGGTTCCCAGCTCGAGGCCGCGCTGCAGGCCATCGCCCGCGAGGGCCGTGGCGTGCTGCTGTACCTGCGCCAGGAAGGTCGCGGTATTGGCCTGTTGAACAAGATCCGTGCCTACGAGCTGCAGGACGGCGGCGCCGACACCGTGGAAGCCAATGAACGCCTCGGCTTCGCTGCCGACCTGCGTGACTACAGCATCTGCTTGCCCATGCTGGAACATCTGGGCGTGAAATCCTTGCGCTTGATGACCAACAACCCACGCAAGGTCAAGGCACTGACCGACATGGGCATCGTCGTCGCCGAGCGTGTGCCGCTGCACACTGGCCATAACCCGCACAACAAACTCTACCTGGCGACCAAGGCCAGCAAGCTCGACCACATGATGGGCAACGAGCACCAGGGCGAGGTCGACCGGGCGTGA
- the ribBA gene encoding bifunctional 3,4-dihydroxy-2-butanone-4-phosphate synthase/GTP cyclohydrolase II: MALNSIEELVEDIRQGKMVILMDDEDRENEGDLIMAAECCKAEHINFMAKHARGLICMPMTRERCELLKLPLMAPRNGSGFGTKFTVSIEAAEGVTTGISAADRARTVQAAAAKDAKAEDIVSPGHIFPLMAQAGGTLARAGHTEAACDLARMAGFEPSGVICEVMNDDGTMSRRAELETFAAEHNIKIGTIADLIHYRMIHERTVQRIAEQPLDSELGQFNLVTYRDSVEGDVHMALTLGTVCAEEPTLVRVHNMDPLRDLLMVKQPGRWSLRAAMVAVAEAGSGVVLLLGHPLDGDVLLAHIRETADQAAVKKPTTYSIVGAGSQILRDLGVRKMRLMSAPMKFNAISGFDLEVVEYVPSE, encoded by the coding sequence GTGGCGCTCAATAGCATCGAAGAACTGGTTGAAGACATCCGCCAAGGCAAGATGGTCATCCTCATGGATGACGAAGACCGCGAGAACGAAGGCGACCTGATCATGGCCGCCGAATGCTGCAAGGCCGAACACATCAACTTCATGGCCAAGCACGCCCGTGGCCTGATCTGCATGCCGATGACCCGCGAGCGCTGCGAGCTGCTGAAGCTGCCGCTGATGGCGCCGCGCAACGGTTCCGGGTTCGGCACCAAGTTCACCGTGTCCATCGAGGCCGCCGAGGGCGTCACCACGGGTATCTCTGCCGCTGACCGCGCGCGCACCGTACAAGCGGCCGCCGCGAAAGACGCCAAGGCTGAAGACATCGTCAGCCCCGGTCACATCTTCCCGCTGATGGCCCAGGCTGGCGGCACCCTGGCTCGCGCCGGCCACACCGAGGCGGCTTGCGACCTGGCGCGCATGGCCGGTTTCGAGCCAAGCGGCGTGATCTGCGAAGTGATGAACGACGACGGCACCATGTCCCGTCGCGCTGAGTTGGAAACCTTCGCCGCCGAACACAACATCAAGATCGGCACCATCGCCGACCTGATCCACTACCGGATGATCCACGAACGTACCGTTCAGCGGATTGCCGAGCAGCCGCTGGACAGCGAACTGGGCCAGTTCAATCTGGTGACCTACCGCGATTCGGTGGAAGGCGACGTGCACATGGCCCTGACCCTGGGTACCGTTTGCGCCGAAGAACCGACCCTGGTGCGCGTGCACAACATGGACCCGCTGCGCGACCTGCTGATGGTCAAGCAGCCCGGCCGCTGGAGCCTGCGGGCCGCCATGGTCGCGGTGGCCGAGGCTGGCAGCGGCGTGGTTTTGCTGCTCGGCCACCCGCTCGATGGCGACGTGTTGCTGGCGCATATCCGTGAAACCGCCGACCAGGCCGCCGTGAAAAAACCGACCACCTACAGCATTGTCGGTGCGGGCTCGCAGATCCTGCGGGACCTGGGCGTGCGGAAAATGCGCCTGATGAGCGCACCGATGAAATTTAATGCGATATCCGGTTTCGATCTGGAAGTTGTAGAATACGTGCCCTCCGAATAA